The Ignatzschineria rhizosphaerae genome contains a region encoding:
- a CDS encoding contractile injection system protein, VgrG/Pvc8 family: MILDALDNFNNKPNYFLTINDANSLTLNNHIMEISLTENRGFDADTLRITVDDSLGNIILPNRDAEITLKLGFGMLLVDKGKFIVDAVAHSGPPDVITIGAHSADFKKEFLERKSKLYDAMTLEELVQKIAAQYEYEYVVADSLKSIAIKGKQQADESDANLLTRLAEDYDAVATIKMGKLLFLERGTGKTASGQQMPTITHHRSEGDKHSYSVNDRDHYTGVEARYLLPGKARRKKTLVGKEGRVHRLRTVFVDEEQAKLAAEKELLKLNRGKASLTVSLARGNPNLTAESPLKLAGFKSELDAENWIVVTTTHNLTSGNGLVTEFQGEVKI, from the coding sequence TGGAGATCTCCTTAACGGAGAATCGTGGCTTTGATGCCGATACATTGCGGATCACCGTGGATGATTCATTAGGAAATATCATACTACCGAATCGAGATGCAGAGATTACGCTAAAACTTGGCTTTGGTATGTTATTAGTGGATAAGGGCAAGTTTATCGTGGATGCTGTGGCACATTCTGGCCCACCGGATGTTATTACGATTGGGGCGCATTCAGCCGACTTTAAAAAGGAGTTCTTAGAGCGTAAAAGCAAGCTTTATGATGCGATGACGTTAGAAGAGCTCGTACAAAAGATCGCAGCGCAATATGAGTATGAATATGTCGTGGCAGATAGCTTAAAATCGATTGCGATTAAGGGGAAGCAGCAAGCAGATGAGTCGGATGCGAACCTTCTTACAAGGCTTGCTGAGGATTATGATGCCGTAGCAACGATCAAAATGGGGAAGCTTCTCTTTTTAGAGCGTGGAACAGGGAAAACCGCAAGCGGACAACAGATGCCAACGATCACGCATCATCGCTCAGAAGGGGATAAGCATAGCTATTCTGTGAATGATCGGGATCATTATACGGGCGTAGAAGCAAGGTACCTGTTACCAGGGAAAGCCAGACGGAAGAAAACCCTTGTGGGTAAGGAAGGGCGAGTCCATCGTCTAAGAACCGTCTTTGTGGATGAAGAGCAAGCCAAACTAGCAGCAGAGAAAGAGCTACTAAAGCTTAACCGGGGTAAGGCCTCCTTAACTGTCAGTTTAGCCAGAGGGAACCCGAACCTAACCGCAGAAAGCCCACTAAAATTAGCGGGCTTTAAATCAGAACTTGATGCTGAAAACTGGATTGTGGTTACTACCACCCACAACTTAACCAGTGGCAATGGATTGGTTACGGAGTTTCAAGGAGAGGTTAAAATATAA